One stretch of Pseudomonadota bacterium DNA includes these proteins:
- a CDS encoding calcium-binding protein has protein sequence MATVTTLVGGIIPGASGGQIWGLQSSPSNVTGTIQVATSSVFAWQSTDGHTVTLLGSFTYGNGTSSAPTSGTVTEARMDGDSNSSIDMLIDYASAPAAINSNMFSTSSFGFLRGYFDQADSITLNGTLTGGFFFSDGFDAFADTLNINTTGVFYGDLSAVSTDGTVTASDTITINTDGSVTVIGDSQMAGNTGSTTRTITFAGDIITDISSNANASVTLIGDVDDAINFFTDYILIFGNDTLMGGGTDNTLIGDMQLSADLSSNASNIELRGGADNIDGGGGNDTLIGDVQTLIGGVAFFGGADTLRGFTGNDIIYGDYEQNLGGGVVIASGGDDVLTGEDGNDLLFGQEGNDDLDGGADDDVLDGGPGNDILNGGAEGAVGDTASYASAPSAVTVSLAITTNQNTIGAGIDRLIDIENLIGSAHNDTLTGDTGDNTLEGGLGNDNLDGGTGDDTASYANATAGVTVDLAVTSAQNTGGSGTDTLRNIQNLVGSAHNDTLFGNTSNNIIHGGDGDDIILLSSSLSGFPMPGKDAFFGEDGDDTIGFALVGVGQGNLGSGHFMDGGDHTDTFVFETYSSAYRADLEAEEFVQLSNGSLIADIFNFENVSGGNGADVLAGNNEINHLKGNSGDDTIEGRGNADVLEGGANGSAGDTLSYESSLSAVTVNLDTGISSGGDAAGDTFSGFENLTGSAHEDNLSGDISANTILGRGGSDVIEGGPGADVLDGGSNGSFGDTLSYASSVSGVAINLAIGIASGGDATGDFIAGFENVTGSSSSDTLIGDTAVNRLSGGSGNDTIEGGGGGDILDGGGGGSAGDTLTYESSSAGVTVDLNAGTASGGDATGDTFSDFENLTGSNHSDALTGDDENNVLSGLEGNDVLLGGGGVDELRGDDGADVANGDDGADTLDGGAGDDTLNGNIGNDNVHGGAGNDTLRGQNGTDELNGDAGQDTLEGGAGTDTLNGGDDDDVLNGGGGPDTLNGDGGNDELFGNAGNDTLNGGEGDDDLFGGADFDTLNGELGNDFLNGGASNDILDGGGGDDTLIGGDGNDNLSGGGGIDDLTGGAGNDVMAGGADNDTLHGGDNNDRLFGGSGDDTSNGDSGDDFISSGSGNDILNGGDDNDSLFGGFGEDTLSGEAGNDVIQAGASNDALFGGAGDDTLEGREDDDLLNGGTGTDTLTGGTGADTFVFGPAFGNDTVTDFEDDIDQLDLTAFGFGTVNGALSFMTDVAGDVIFTSGPNTFTIENITKAQLTDDILI, from the coding sequence GTGGCAACTGTAACAACGCTTGTGGGCGGCATCATCCCAGGAGCCTCAGGCGGCCAAATCTGGGGCCTTCAAAGCAGCCCAAGTAATGTAACCGGAACAATCCAAGTCGCAACGTCCTCGGTCTTTGCTTGGCAGAGCACCGATGGTCACACCGTTACGCTCCTCGGATCGTTTACTTACGGTAACGGCACAAGCTCTGCACCGACGAGTGGTACGGTCACAGAAGCGCGTATGGATGGAGACAGCAATAGCTCTATCGATATGCTCATCGACTATGCGAGCGCGCCAGCAGCCATCAATTCCAACATGTTCTCCACCAGCTCGTTCGGATTCCTGCGTGGGTACTTCGATCAGGCCGATTCAATAACGCTGAATGGCACACTTACAGGTGGGTTCTTCTTTTCGGATGGCTTCGACGCCTTTGCCGATACGCTGAACATAAACACAACCGGGGTATTTTACGGCGACTTGAGCGCGGTTTCCACTGATGGGACGGTCACAGCTTCTGATACCATAACGATCAACACTGACGGGTCCGTCACGGTCATAGGCGACTCGCAGATGGCTGGGAACACTGGCAGCACGACGCGGACCATAACGTTTGCCGGCGACATCATCACCGACATTTCGTCCAATGCGAACGCGAGCGTCACACTGATCGGTGACGTCGACGACGCTATCAATTTCTTCACCGATTACATTCTCATCTTCGGCAACGACACGCTGATGGGCGGGGGTACCGACAATACGCTGATTGGCGATATGCAGCTGTCAGCAGACCTTTCGAGCAATGCCTCCAATATCGAGTTGCGTGGCGGCGCGGATAATATCGATGGTGGAGGTGGCAACGATACGCTGATCGGCGACGTGCAGACGCTTATCGGTGGCGTCGCGTTTTTTGGTGGCGCCGACACGCTTCGTGGCTTCACCGGCAACGACATCATCTACGGTGATTACGAACAGAACCTTGGTGGAGGCGTCGTGATCGCTTCAGGCGGCGACGATGTGCTGACCGGTGAGGACGGGAACGACCTTCTGTTCGGCCAAGAGGGCAACGATGACCTCGACGGCGGTGCCGATGATGACGTGCTGGATGGTGGCCCTGGCAACGATATCCTTAATGGTGGGGCAGAAGGCGCGGTAGGCGACACAGCAAGCTATGCGAGTGCGCCCTCGGCGGTGACGGTCAGCCTGGCGATCACGACCAACCAAAACACGATCGGGGCGGGCATCGACCGCCTCATCGATATTGAGAACCTGATAGGCTCGGCCCACAACGATACGCTGACCGGTGACACGGGCGACAACACCCTCGAAGGTGGCTTGGGCAACGATAACCTCGATGGCGGGACCGGTGATGATACCGCTTCCTACGCCAATGCAACGGCTGGGGTCACGGTCGACCTGGCTGTGACGAGCGCTCAGAACACCGGTGGCTCGGGTACCGACACCCTCAGGAATATTCAGAACCTCGTCGGTTCCGCGCACAACGATACGTTGTTTGGAAACACCTCGAACAACATCATCCATGGCGGCGATGGCGACGACATCATTCTGCTTTCCAGCAGCTTATCGGGTTTTCCGATGCCAGGGAAAGATGCGTTTTTCGGCGAGGATGGCGACGACACCATCGGGTTCGCACTGGTTGGGGTTGGACAGGGAAATCTTGGCTCTGGCCACTTCATGGATGGTGGCGACCACACCGATACGTTCGTTTTCGAGACCTACAGTTCAGCCTATCGAGCAGACCTTGAGGCCGAGGAGTTTGTTCAGCTGTCGAACGGCTCCCTGATTGCCGATATTTTCAACTTCGAGAACGTCAGCGGCGGCAATGGCGCCGATGTGTTGGCCGGAAACAATGAGATCAACCATCTCAAGGGCAACAGTGGCGATGATACCATCGAAGGCCGCGGAAATGCGGATGTGCTCGAGGGCGGTGCAAACGGTTCAGCTGGTGACACGCTCAGCTATGAGAGCTCTCTATCCGCAGTCACCGTCAACCTGGATACGGGTATATCGTCTGGCGGCGATGCCGCAGGCGACACCTTTTCAGGGTTTGAAAACCTGACCGGCTCCGCACACGAGGATAATCTGAGCGGAGACATCAGCGCCAATACCATTCTGGGTCGCGGTGGGTCAGATGTGATCGAAGGTGGCCCGGGTGCAGACGTTTTGGATGGTGGGTCGAACGGCTCCTTCGGCGATACGCTCAGCTATGCGAGTTCAGTTTCGGGCGTTGCAATCAACCTTGCGATCGGCATCGCATCGGGAGGCGACGCAACGGGCGACTTCATCGCAGGCTTCGAAAATGTGACCGGTTCAAGTTCAAGCGATACCTTGATCGGGGATACAGCAGTCAACAGGCTGTCGGGAGGAAGTGGCAATGATACGATTGAAGGTGGGGGTGGCGGCGATATTCTCGATGGCGGTGGAGGCGGCTCAGCGGGAGACACGCTCACCTATGAAAGCTCTTCGGCTGGGGTCACCGTCGATCTGAATGCTGGCACGGCAAGCGGTGGTGATGCAACGGGCGATACCTTCTCTGACTTCGAAAACCTGACGGGTTCGAACCATTCGGATGCACTCACCGGTGATGATGAGAATAACGTCCTGTCTGGCCTTGAGGGGAACGATGTCCTGCTTGGCGGAGGGGGTGTCGATGAGCTCCGTGGCGATGACGGGGCCGATGTCGCCAATGGCGATGATGGCGCCGATACGCTCGATGGTGGTGCAGGCGATGATACGCTGAACGGCAACATCGGCAACGACAACGTCCATGGTGGCGCGGGCAACGATACTCTGCGCGGTCAGAACGGGACCGATGAGCTGAACGGTGATGCCGGGCAGGACACCCTTGAGGGCGGGGCTGGAACAGACACGCTCAATGGTGGCGATGATGATGATGTGCTCAATGGCGGCGGCGGCCCGGATACGCTGAACGGTGATGGCGGCAATGATGAGTTGTTCGGCAATGCCGGCAACGACACCCTCAATGGCGGTGAAGGTGACGACGATCTGTTCGGCGGTGCAGACTTCGACACCCTCAATGGCGAGCTTGGCAATGACTTCCTCAACGGTGGCGCATCGAACGATATTCTGGACGGCGGCGGTGGCGATGACACGCTGATCGGCGGCGATGGCAATGATAACCTCAGCGGCGGAGGTGGGATCGACGATCTGACCGGCGGAGCTGGCAATGATGTCATGGCTGGCGGAGCCGACAATGACACGCTCCATGGCGGCGACAACAATGACCGGCTGTTCGGTGGATCAGGCGATGATACCTCCAATGGCGATTCCGGTGATGATTTCATCTCGTCCGGTTCCGGTAATGACATCCTTAATGGCGGCGACGACAATGACAGCCTGTTCGGCGGCTTTGGTGAAGACACGCTATCGGGTGAAGCAGGCAACGACGTCATCCAGGCGGGCGCAAGCAATGACGCGCTGTTTGGCGGCGCTGGCGACGACACGCTTGAAGGGCGCGAGGATGATGACCTGCTCAACGGCGGCACGGGCACCGACACGCTGACAGGCGGCACCGGTGCCGACACCTTCGTCTTCGGCCCAGCCTTCGGCAATGACACCGTCACCGACTTCGAGGACGATATCGATCAGCTCGACCTGACCGCTTTCGGTTTCGGAACCGTCAACGGCGCGCTGTCATTCATGACCGACGTGGCCGGCGATGTCATCTTCACCTCAGGGCCCAACACCTTCACCATCGAGAACATCACAAAGGCCCAGCTAACCGACGATATCCTCATCTGA
- a CDS encoding amidohydrolase family protein produces the protein MDFEQLLTKGACLAPEVLLTPDGVKRDWAIQFDGMRITGIGPAKDFPEATALPGRAIIPGFVDAHTHVGQIFGKALIGGEPAQIWRRIWHPMERDMDEEQSYLSAKWAFWEALRGGFTKVVNYGLNGLDKNAGVHRAAAETGIRLVSASGLDEFSGEIGTGHGDNTWAQVEDVIAAHLEDCAGHEMIAPSVCCSSFMGNTPQTLAKLSAFCAAKGVLLQIHSNEHFPEVHECILRHGMRPTELLYKHGVLGPHVLLHHTTLVSEPEIELIVETDTAASYNPLASIWKGNAVAPALRFAQRGVRFGMGSDTTSADGFKNLMAAEACQRLEHALPVADFSCGAAWTWVDAATSQGAAATGGSGDHGMLEKGYAADFLILDMLAPECLPSHDFEWELVRYYNRDQVDAVVINGRLCMAKGKPVGWETEDLREAAMPVAEKITSVPEIVRCHGPSSQYRPIRP, from the coding sequence ATGGACTTTGAACAGCTTCTAACGAAAGGGGCTTGCTTAGCGCCCGAGGTGCTTCTCACACCCGATGGAGTGAAGCGCGATTGGGCTATCCAGTTCGACGGGATGCGGATTACCGGAATCGGTCCTGCCAAAGACTTTCCGGAGGCGACGGCCCTGCCGGGCCGAGCCATCATTCCGGGATTTGTTGATGCCCACACGCATGTCGGTCAGATATTCGGGAAGGCCCTTATCGGAGGCGAGCCTGCGCAGATCTGGCGGCGTATTTGGCATCCGATGGAACGCGATATGGACGAGGAACAGTCCTACCTATCTGCGAAATGGGCTTTCTGGGAAGCACTGCGTGGTGGCTTCACCAAAGTCGTCAATTATGGCCTTAACGGCCTGGACAAGAATGCTGGTGTTCACCGGGCCGCGGCCGAAACAGGCATTCGGCTGGTTTCGGCATCCGGCCTCGACGAGTTTTCCGGTGAAATCGGCACTGGTCATGGCGATAATACATGGGCGCAGGTTGAAGATGTCATCGCGGCCCACCTTGAGGATTGCGCTGGTCACGAGATGATCGCGCCCTCGGTGTGCTGCAGTTCCTTCATGGGCAATACACCACAGACGCTGGCGAAACTTTCCGCTTTTTGCGCTGCAAAGGGCGTCCTTCTCCAGATCCACTCGAATGAGCACTTTCCCGAGGTGCATGAGTGCATCTTGCGCCATGGCATGCGACCGACCGAATTACTGTACAAGCATGGTGTCCTGGGCCCCCACGTTCTGTTGCATCACACCACGCTGGTCTCAGAACCTGAGATCGAGTTGATCGTCGAAACGGATACGGCCGCGTCCTACAACCCTCTGGCGAGCATCTGGAAAGGTAATGCCGTTGCCCCCGCCCTGCGTTTTGCCCAGCGCGGTGTGCGCTTTGGCATGGGGTCGGATACGACATCGGCGGATGGCTTCAAGAACCTGATGGCAGCTGAAGCCTGTCAGCGTCTGGAACACGCACTCCCGGTCGCTGATTTTTCATGCGGTGCCGCTTGGACGTGGGTGGATGCGGCGACATCACAAGGCGCTGCCGCAACGGGCGGTTCGGGCGATCATGGGATGCTTGAGAAAGGCTATGCCGCCGACTTCTTGATCCTCGATATGCTGGCGCCAGAATGCCTACCGAGCCATGATTTCGAATGGGAACTCGTGCGCTATTACAATCGTGACCAGGTCGACGCAGTCGTTATCAATGGCAGGCTCTGCATGGCAAAAGGCAAGCCGGTTGGCTGGGAAACCGAAGACCTGCGCGAGGCAGCGATGCCAGTTGCGGAAAAGATTACAAGCGTACCGGAAATCGTGCGCTGCCATGGGCCATCATCACAGTACCGACCGATCCGACCGTGA
- a CDS encoding ABC transporter substrate-binding protein — protein MFRNTALSAAGALLLSTGLATAGEITIGTAPNLQTLPIVVAMSEGYFAEEGIELETVRFTSGRRALEALIGGQLDVAFMAEYPVSIASLREQPFGTFTTLSRYTANRMISKASIGFEDPSSLDGMKIGTTMGSNTEFFTEALIEQFDVDAEVVNVSPPDIVPALARGDIDAGIMFPDFYPAAEEALGDDYREFRSDAYIAWFVLSATPEMLNERPEELEGFVRALIKAEEFIESNPEGAMEALAEASEGLLSMDVIRTKFEEAEYEIGLDNGLLDILETQANWVVGKGLVDAEPSRELIMDYLTTGPLEAVDPSRITLE, from the coding sequence ATGTTTAGGAATACCGCTTTGAGCGCGGCTGGCGCGCTCCTGCTGAGCACCGGACTAGCGACAGCTGGTGAAATCACCATAGGAACCGCCCCTAATCTCCAGACCTTGCCGATCGTTGTGGCGATGTCGGAAGGCTACTTCGCTGAGGAAGGCATCGAACTTGAGACGGTGCGCTTTACGTCTGGCCGTCGCGCGCTGGAGGCTCTGATCGGCGGCCAGCTTGATGTCGCTTTCATGGCCGAATATCCGGTGTCGATTGCATCCCTGCGCGAACAACCCTTCGGCACCTTCACAACGCTGTCCCGCTACACTGCAAACCGAATGATCTCAAAGGCCTCGATCGGTTTCGAAGACCCAAGCAGTCTCGACGGGATGAAAATCGGCACGACAATGGGCTCCAACACCGAGTTCTTCACCGAAGCGCTCATCGAGCAATTTGACGTCGATGCAGAGGTTGTAAACGTTTCACCCCCCGATATCGTGCCGGCTTTGGCGCGAGGAGATATCGACGCGGGTATTATGTTCCCGGACTTTTATCCCGCAGCTGAAGAAGCACTTGGGGACGATTATCGGGAGTTTCGCAGCGATGCCTACATCGCATGGTTCGTTCTTTCCGCAACGCCCGAAATGCTCAACGAACGGCCCGAGGAGCTTGAAGGCTTCGTACGCGCGCTGATCAAGGCAGAAGAATTTATCGAGAGTAACCCCGAGGGAGCGATGGAAGCGCTGGCAGAAGCAAGCGAAGGGCTTCTATCGATGGATGTCATCCGGACAAAATTTGAAGAAGCAGAGTATGAGATCGGCCTCGACAATGGGCTGCTCGACATCCTTGAGACCCAGGCAAATTGGGTGGTCGGCAAGGGCTTGGTGGACGCCGAGCCGTCTCGCGAGCTGATCATGGACTACCTCACCACGGGGCCGCTTGAGGCGGTCGATCCCTCGCGCATCACGCTCGAATAA
- a CDS encoding ABC transporter ATP-binding protein: MNVSVDPASVNHSTTSLEKGRVSVGAVSVVFGKGDNQTVALTTTDLVLEPGTFTALIGPSGCGKSTLLNAVAGFTEPTDGAIHVDSRRVHGPHPSVGVIFQSFALFPWFTARGNVEFALKRFGLSKDERQKRAIAALDEVGLADHAGKFPGQLSGGMKQRVAIARTLSADPDVLLMDEPFGALDAQTRLRMHEMLTDIWMRRRKTVLFVTHDVDEALRLADVIYVMSAGPGRIIERVPVELERPRPIDRMGDDFLQLRSRLLGLLRHDDD, from the coding sequence ATGAACGTTTCTGTCGATCCTGCCAGCGTGAACCACAGCACGACATCACTTGAGAAGGGCCGCGTTAGCGTTGGCGCTGTCTCAGTGGTTTTCGGGAAGGGTGACAACCAGACGGTTGCGCTCACGACCACCGACTTGGTTCTCGAGCCCGGAACCTTCACCGCCCTTATCGGTCCCTCCGGTTGCGGGAAATCGACCCTTTTGAACGCTGTCGCTGGTTTTACCGAGCCAACAGATGGCGCGATCCATGTCGATTCACGACGTGTCCACGGACCACATCCCAGCGTTGGGGTAATCTTCCAGAGTTTTGCGCTGTTTCCTTGGTTCACAGCCCGCGGGAACGTCGAGTTTGCCCTCAAGCGGTTCGGGCTGTCCAAAGACGAACGGCAAAAACGGGCCATCGCTGCGCTTGATGAGGTCGGCCTCGCAGATCACGCCGGCAAATTCCCAGGCCAATTATCAGGCGGCATGAAGCAGCGCGTTGCCATCGCACGCACGCTCTCGGCAGATCCTGATGTCTTGCTGATGGACGAGCCTTTTGGCGCACTGGACGCTCAAACGCGGCTGCGGATGCATGAGATGCTGACCGATATCTGGATGAGGCGCCGCAAGACGGTGCTGTTTGTCACCCACGATGTCGATGAGGCCCTGCGCTTGGCGGACGTCATCTACGTGATGTCAGCTGGTCCCGGCCGGATCATCGAAAGAGTTCCCGTGGAACTTGAGCGTCCTCGCCCAATCGACCGCATGGGAGACGATTTTCTTCAACTTCGCAGCAGGCTGCTTGGGCTCCTGCGCCACGATGATGACTGA
- a CDS encoding ABC transporter permease: protein MQRTRLDFAKPLLSIAFVVAVWQFAHAVGLTNRNLFPGPWEVAQASVKLFNDGVMMKDLRTSVSRAAVGFSLGASLGILAGILTSRVNIVRLAIYPFFNILRPIPAIALVPIAIVWFGIGEESKYFVIAYTVFLAVWLATHHGMEHVPETYIRASRSLGAPIWREFFEVVVPAAAPHIFAGLRFGAALAFLSLVAAELTGSSAGIGYRLEEARQYFQVDRMFVGLIQLGLLGAMLDAFFVYLGKRVVHWETI from the coding sequence ATGCAGAGAACCCGTTTGGACTTCGCTAAACCCTTACTATCGATCGCTTTTGTCGTTGCGGTTTGGCAGTTCGCTCACGCCGTTGGTCTGACCAACCGCAATCTCTTCCCGGGTCCGTGGGAGGTTGCCCAGGCGTCGGTGAAGCTTTTCAACGACGGCGTCATGATGAAAGATCTTCGGACGTCTGTTTCTCGAGCGGCTGTCGGTTTCTCGCTGGGGGCTTCGCTTGGTATCCTGGCAGGCATTCTCACGTCGCGCGTCAATATCGTACGACTGGCAATCTATCCGTTCTTCAATATTCTTCGGCCCATTCCAGCCATCGCGTTGGTGCCCATCGCGATCGTTTGGTTCGGGATCGGGGAGGAATCGAAGTATTTCGTCATCGCCTACACCGTATTTCTGGCTGTCTGGCTGGCGACGCATCACGGCATGGAGCATGTGCCGGAAACCTACATCCGGGCATCTCGTTCGCTTGGCGCACCGATTTGGCGGGAGTTCTTCGAGGTCGTTGTTCCGGCAGCAGCCCCGCACATCTTTGCTGGGCTTCGGTTCGGGGCTGCTCTTGCGTTCCTGAGCCTTGTTGCAGCGGAGCTTACGGGGTCATCAGCCGGTATTGGCTATCGCCTAGAAGAGGCGCGGCAGTATTTTCAGGTCGATCGTATGTTTGTCGGTTTGATCCAGCTAGGGCTCCTGGGCGCCATGCTTGACGCATTCTTCGTTTATCTCGGCAAGCGCGTCGTGCACTGGGAGACGATCTAA
- a CDS encoding LysR family transcriptional regulator, which yields MRNLLIYRYISEVASAGSIRKAAEKLAITPSSLNRRIQSFEHELGGPIFERNARGVRLNPAGELAVYAFKKHLADIEELKTRIEDLKGARRGTVSISCSQALLPHFLPKQVLHYQKQFPGVDFSVGVGDPEESEQALMNYEADLAILFSPLPTESFETIARVEQSVFAIMSPGHPLAQRERLRLSDCVNYPLALHDSSYSVGQLLDIQANKSRVSLRPAMKSNSFILLQNYILSSKAIGFEIEIGLAEDDMQGLLKKPLILNSASSISVQLIQLRGRTLPVAAAKFAEQVSAAFDQMGAG from the coding sequence ATGCGTAATTTATTGATTTACCGCTATATTTCAGAGGTAGCGAGCGCGGGTTCAATCCGTAAAGCGGCTGAGAAACTTGCAATTACGCCGTCATCTCTGAACCGTCGCATCCAATCCTTCGAGCACGAATTGGGCGGTCCGATATTCGAGAGAAACGCCCGAGGAGTGCGTCTCAACCCGGCGGGCGAGTTGGCCGTGTATGCCTTCAAGAAGCATCTGGCAGACATCGAAGAGCTCAAGACACGTATTGAAGACCTTAAGGGCGCACGACGCGGCACCGTTTCCATTTCGTGCTCGCAAGCGCTGCTGCCGCATTTCCTTCCCAAGCAGGTCCTGCACTACCAAAAGCAGTTTCCAGGTGTGGACTTCAGCGTCGGCGTTGGTGACCCGGAGGAGTCCGAGCAGGCCCTGATGAACTATGAGGCTGACCTTGCGATCCTCTTTTCACCCCTCCCCACCGAAAGCTTCGAGACCATCGCACGTGTTGAGCAGTCGGTGTTTGCGATCATGTCTCCAGGACATCCGCTGGCACAGCGCGAGCGGCTGCGCTTGAGCGATTGCGTCAATTACCCGCTCGCCTTGCACGACAGCAGCTACTCCGTTGGGCAGCTCTTGGACATACAGGCCAACAAGTCACGTGTGTCGCTGCGCCCCGCAATGAAGTCCAACAGTTTTATCTTGCTGCAGAACTACATCCTCAGCAGCAAGGCAATCGGCTTTGAAATCGAGATCGGTTTAGCTGAAGACGACATGCAAGGCCTTCTGAAGAAACCCCTGATCTTGAACAGTGCCAGCAGCATTTCCGTCCAGCTTATACAGCTGCGCGGCCGGACACTGCCTGTAGCAGCAGCCAAGTTCGCCGAGCAGGTCAGTGCAGCATTTGATCAGATGGGAGCAGGGTGA
- a CDS encoding sulfite exporter TauE/SafE family protein, whose translation MHLDPALIGYALAGGAIGGLVRGYSGFGFAMSAVPIMSMGISPTIVVPSVLVHEFLIGLFSLRSERQSADVSLLRWLCLGSLIGTPLGLFALSQVADQPMRIAIAVVLLASVLALWTFRGRSVALRPPLLSSAGFASGLLNGATAMSGPPVILTLLGSALSPAHVRGLSIYFIAFSAAIGVGLSLIGGMQSRDGLFVVLVMIPGVVIGVLAGVFAFRVLPHRHYRSIALAGLFVLAIVSLTVALSQG comes from the coding sequence ATGCACCTTGACCCCGCGTTGATCGGGTATGCGCTTGCTGGCGGAGCAATTGGTGGACTCGTGCGCGGCTATTCGGGCTTCGGTTTCGCAATGTCCGCCGTACCGATTATGTCGATGGGTATAAGCCCCACCATCGTTGTGCCGAGTGTTTTGGTCCATGAGTTTCTAATCGGGCTGTTTTCGTTGCGATCGGAACGGCAAAGTGCCGACGTGTCGCTTCTGCGGTGGTTATGCTTGGGTTCGCTGATTGGCACACCCTTGGGCCTTTTTGCCTTGTCGCAAGTCGCCGATCAGCCGATGCGGATTGCCATAGCCGTGGTCTTGCTCGCATCCGTGCTTGCCCTGTGGACCTTTCGCGGTCGCTCTGTGGCGTTAAGGCCGCCACTCCTATCGAGCGCTGGATTTGCTTCGGGGCTCCTGAACGGGGCAACGGCGATGAGTGGTCCGCCGGTTATCCTTACACTCCTGGGCAGCGCCCTTTCTCCCGCGCATGTGCGGGGGCTGTCCATTTACTTTATTGCTTTCAGTGCGGCGATAGGCGTTGGGCTGTCCCTTATTGGCGGTATGCAATCGCGCGATGGATTGTTTGTGGTGCTCGTAATGATCCCCGGCGTGGTGATCGGCGTGCTGGCTGGCGTTTTCGCGTTCCGTGTACTGCCGCATAGGCACTACCGTTCCATCGCTCTGGCCGGGCTGTTCGTCCTGGCCATTGTGTCGTTGACGGTGGCTCTCTCCCAAGGTTGA
- a CDS encoding TetR/AcrR family transcriptional regulator, which produces MAGIQKAKREEAARKLLEAALTCVQENGMAALHAREIARRSGYSVGSVYKYYEDLDDILINVNSITLGRIRATIEDAVAGLEDPLERLKRLAHAYHAFARGNTKLWEALFGHQLPEGRTIPDEHREQNIALLSIIGRALSELNPSLSQKDLEARTRSCFAAVHGVVLINIENRFVGLEGDTFDREMDFVVEQLARDTRPAGQ; this is translated from the coding sequence ATGGCCGGTATTCAGAAAGCGAAGCGCGAAGAGGCTGCGCGAAAGCTCTTGGAAGCTGCTCTAACGTGCGTACAGGAAAACGGAATGGCGGCACTTCATGCGCGAGAGATAGCGCGACGATCCGGCTACTCGGTGGGGTCCGTCTACAAATACTACGAAGATCTCGATGACATACTGATCAACGTGAACTCGATCACGCTTGGGCGGATACGAGCCACAATCGAGGACGCCGTTGCTGGCCTCGAAGACCCTTTGGAACGGCTGAAAAGGCTTGCGCATGCCTACCATGCGTTTGCGCGCGGCAACACAAAGCTCTGGGAGGCGCTATTTGGCCATCAACTCCCAGAGGGTCGAACGATACCGGACGAGCATCGTGAGCAGAATATTGCTCTTCTCTCCATCATCGGGCGTGCCTTGTCCGAGCTCAATCCTTCACTTTCTCAAAAGGATCTGGAGGCAAGAACACGGAGTTGCTTTGCAGCCGTGCATGGCGTCGTCCTGATCAACATTGAGAACAGGTTTGTCGGTCTCGAAGGCGATACCTTCGACAGGGAAATGGACTTTGTGGTCGAGCAGTTAGCCCGGGACACAAGGCCGGCTGGGCAATGA
- a CDS encoding PspA/IM30 family protein, giving the protein MLKMINTLSKALLSTATDRAGERHAVTILGQQVREAAASVQNAKKAVALVKAQSEQERQRAAKVHATIADLETRARAALEKNEEKLAQEAAEAIAVLEDERASSQRAQDAFAHELKRLTAKVHNAQARLRELQRGQRVVTARDQVRKVGNRLSVADEGALSDAEETLTKIEERQQALDLADSAYAELSVSEDPSDIVDRLADAGCGTSKTTRADDVLARLKKTPEPDAAA; this is encoded by the coding sequence ATGCTCAAGATGATCAACACGCTCTCTAAGGCCCTCTTGTCCACTGCAACGGACCGGGCGGGAGAGCGTCATGCCGTTACCATTCTCGGCCAGCAGGTTCGCGAAGCGGCCGCGTCGGTGCAAAACGCCAAGAAGGCGGTTGCCCTCGTCAAAGCGCAAAGCGAGCAGGAACGCCAACGTGCCGCCAAGGTGCATGCTACAATCGCTGACCTCGAAACTCGCGCGCGCGCCGCGCTTGAGAAGAACGAAGAAAAGCTGGCGCAAGAGGCCGCAGAGGCCATAGCGGTGCTTGAAGACGAGCGTGCCTCGTCACAGCGGGCGCAGGATGCATTTGCGCACGAACTTAAGCGCCTGACCGCGAAGGTTCATAATGCGCAGGCACGCCTGCGAGAGTTGCAGCGCGGCCAACGGGTCGTTACCGCGCGCGACCAAGTTCGCAAGGTTGGCAATCGTCTCTCCGTCGCTGACGAAGGCGCTCTAAGCGACGCTGAAGAAACCCTCACCAAAATTGAAGAACGCCAACAGGCGCTCGACCTCGCCGATAGCGCTTATGCGGAACTGTCGGTGTCTGAGGATCCTTCCGACATTGTTGACCGTCTCGCGGACGCAGGTTGCGGAACCTCAAAAACCACCAGAGCGGACGACGTACTGGCCCGGCTCAAGAAGACGCCGGAACCCGATGCCGCCGCCTAA